Proteins from one Ignavibacteriota bacterium genomic window:
- a CDS encoding DUF4376 domain-containing protein, producing MYKFAKVSSNTVIDFLFEKPIWYSSFGQLVSTEELANNHNIYPVTYDIRPKVDEIKNFILEYNEVNEINKTVTVKYKVYTDEFANYDPRKYMITANNSGNMIFDEENLIVKNRLILESRTLDNVLSNAKIDIETYRDKKVFSDYDYKLSESNTIIAQLRNGSDVRNLMILGTDALYNILKNNNANSTFRDKNNTVHTLTAEQMYLLTKEIKDRNETIYSTSWFHKSELATIKSDSNKTDEQKIDAILLYLDNALI from the coding sequence ATGTATAAGTTTGCAAAAGTTTCTAGTAATACAGTAATAGATTTTTTATTTGAAAAACCAATTTGGTACAGTTCTTTTGGACAATTGGTTTCTACTGAAGAATTGGCTAATAATCATAACATTTATCCAGTTACTTATGATATTCGCCCAAAAGTAGATGAGATTAAAAACTTCATTTTAGAATATAATGAAGTGAATGAAATAAATAAAACAGTAACTGTAAAATACAAAGTTTATACTGATGAATTTGCAAATTATGATCCTAGAAAATATATGATTACTGCAAATAATTCTGGAAATATGATATTTGATGAAGAGAATTTAATAGTTAAAAATAGATTAATTTTAGAATCAAGAACATTAGATAATGTACTATCTAATGCAAAAATTGATATTGAAACGTATCGTGATAAAAAAGTATTTTCTGATTATGATTATAAATTATCAGAATCAAATACTATTATAGCTCAATTAAGAAATGGTTCAGATGTTAGAAATTTGATGATTCTTGGCACAGATGCTCTTTATAATATTCTTAAAAATAATAATGCCAATTCTACATTCCGAGATAAGAATAACACAGTTCATACATTAACAGCAGAACAAATGTATTTATTGACAAAAGAAATAAAAGATAGAAATGAAACTATTTATTCTACTTCTTGGTTTCATAAATCTGAATTGGCTACAATAAAATCAGATTCCAATAAGACAGATGAACAAAAGATAGATGCGATTTTATTGTATTTAGATAATGCATTAATTTAA